From Chryseobacterium gallinarum, one genomic window encodes:
- the queA gene encoding tRNA preQ1(34) S-adenosylmethionine ribosyltransferase-isomerase QueA — MKTSDFNFDLPAELLAEHPSEHRDEARLMVLDRKTQTIEHKLFKDVVDYFDEDDLFIFNNTKVFPARLYGNKEKTGAKIEVFLLRELDKETRVWDVLVDPARKIRIGNKLFFTEDESLVAEVIDNTTSRGRTLRFLFDGSYEEFRAKLKELGETPLPKYIKRAVEPEDAERYQTIYAKVEGAVAAPTAGLHFSKHLMKRLEIKGINFAEVTLHVGLGTFNPIEVEDLSKHKMESEEIIIDEKNAEIINKAVDAHRRVCAVGTTTMRALETSVSSNKKISAFNGWTNKFIYPPHEFGVANSMITNFHTPKSTLIMMIAAFAGRDFVMHAYEEAVKEKYKFYSYGDAMLIL, encoded by the coding sequence ATGAAAACATCAGATTTTAATTTTGATCTTCCTGCAGAATTATTGGCAGAACACCCATCAGAACACAGAGACGAAGCCAGATTAATGGTACTTGATAGAAAAACACAGACTATTGAGCATAAATTATTCAAGGATGTAGTGGACTATTTTGATGAGGATGATTTGTTTATTTTCAATAATACGAAAGTTTTCCCTGCTCGTCTATATGGAAATAAAGAAAAGACAGGTGCTAAAATTGAAGTTTTCCTTTTAAGGGAGCTTGATAAAGAAACCAGAGTATGGGACGTATTGGTAGATCCTGCAAGAAAAATCAGAATTGGTAACAAATTATTCTTCACTGAAGATGAATCTTTGGTAGCTGAAGTAATTGATAACACTACTTCAAGAGGGAGAACATTAAGATTCTTATTCGATGGTTCTTACGAAGAATTCAGAGCAAAACTTAAAGAATTAGGAGAAACCCCACTTCCAAAATATATCAAAAGAGCAGTAGAGCCTGAAGATGCAGAAAGATACCAAACCATTTATGCCAAAGTAGAAGGAGCGGTAGCTGCCCCTACAGCGGGGTTGCATTTCTCTAAGCATCTGATGAAAAGATTGGAAATCAAAGGAATCAATTTTGCAGAAGTTACCCTTCACGTGGGATTGGGAACTTTTAACCCGATCGAGGTAGAAGACCTTTCTAAGCACAAAATGGAGTCTGAAGAGATCATCATCGATGAGAAAAACGCTGAAATCATCAATAAAGCGGTGGATGCTCACAGAAGAGTCTGTGCAGTAGGTACTACGACCATGAGAGCCTTGGAAACTTCAGTTTCTTCAAATAAAAAAATATCAGCTTTCAACGGATGGACTAACAAGTTCATTTATCCTCCTCACGAATTCGGAGTTGCGAATTCAATGATCACGAACTTCCACACACCGAAGTCAACTCTGATCATGATGATTGCTGCATTTGCAGGAAGAGACTTCGTCATGCATGCTTATGAAGAAGCCGTAAAAGAAAAATATAAATTCTATTCTTACGGTGACGCAATGTTAATCCTATAA
- the rlmN gene encoding 23S rRNA (adenine(2503)-C(2))-methyltransferase RlmN → MKDIRTLSLDQLKDYFVSLGEKPFRAKQVYDWLWSKNLHSIDEMTNLSKNLRERISEEYTINPVSVDLLQKSSDGTIKNGVKLHDGLLVESVLIPTETRTTACVSSQVGCSLNCEFCATARLKRMRNLEVAEIVDQVALIDSQSKMYFDRPLSNIVFMGMGEPMMNYKNVVEAIRKITQPEGLGMSPRRITVSTSGIPKMMKMLADEELRVKLALSLHSAIESKRNEIMPFSDKFPLTDIMEALQYWYQKTGSVITFEYCVWKGINDGDEDIKALIRYCKQVPSKVNLIQYNPIGDGKYDQCNKQAEENYIRQLESAGITVMVRRSRGGDIDAACGQLANKTAD, encoded by the coding sequence ATGAAAGATATCCGTACATTATCACTAGACCAGCTTAAAGACTATTTTGTGTCTTTAGGAGAAAAGCCGTTTCGTGCGAAACAGGTCTATGACTGGCTATGGAGTAAAAACCTCCATTCGATTGATGAAATGACGAATCTTTCGAAAAATCTTCGTGAAAGAATTTCCGAAGAATACACCATTAATCCTGTTTCTGTCGATCTTCTTCAGAAAAGCTCAGACGGAACCATCAAAAACGGAGTGAAACTTCACGACGGATTACTGGTAGAATCTGTTCTTATTCCTACAGAAACAAGAACTACAGCTTGTGTTTCCTCTCAGGTTGGCTGCTCATTAAACTGCGAATTCTGCGCTACAGCAAGACTGAAAAGGATGAGAAACCTTGAAGTGGCTGAAATTGTAGACCAGGTTGCCCTGATTGACAGCCAGAGTAAAATGTATTTTGACAGGCCACTTTCCAATATCGTATTTATGGGAATGGGAGAGCCGATGATGAATTACAAAAATGTAGTGGAAGCGATCAGGAAAATTACCCAGCCGGAGGGGTTGGGGATGTCTCCAAGAAGAATTACCGTTTCCACATCAGGGATTCCGAAGATGATGAAAATGCTTGCTGATGAAGAATTGCGCGTGAAGCTGGCCTTGTCACTTCATTCTGCTATCGAATCCAAGCGTAATGAGATCATGCCTTTTTCGGATAAGTTTCCGTTGACGGATATTATGGAAGCTCTTCAATACTGGTATCAGAAAACTGGTTCCGTAATTACTTTTGAATATTGTGTATGGAAGGGCATCAATGATGGAGATGAAGATATCAAAGCTCTTATCAGATATTGCAAACAGGTTCCGTCTAAAGTGAATCTTATTCAGTATAACCCTATCGGTGACGGGAAATATGACCAGTGCAACAAACAGGCTGAAGAAAATTATATCAGACAGCTTGAAAGCGCAGGGATAACAGTGATGGTCAGAAGAAGCCGTGGAGGAGATATTGACGCTGCCTGCGGGCAGTTAGCCAACAAAACAGCGGATTAA